The DNA window CCGCATGGATAATCCGCTGCCGAACGGCTTCGAGATCGCCCCGACCAGACTCGACAACCTGCGCGGACAGATCGATCTGTGAGGCTAGGCGCTGATCGAGTACGGCAAGTTGGCCAATCATTCGCCGCTGCTTGGCATTGGCCTCGTCGTAGTTGGTGGCAGCAGGACCGAACCACTGTGAATCAGGCCCAGCAGATGCGAGGCTGGCTGCCAATTCGCGCAGGCTGCCGCTGATGTCATACTCCGCGCCGCTTACCGGCCTGCCGTTTCCGAAAGCTCGCCGCGTGTGCGACCACGCCGTCAAAAACGCGTCGACAACGGATGGTCAGACGGTGGCCTCAGTGGAAATGGCGTCGGACATCAACACGCTCAGGTGTTGCCAGTAAATCCAGTCGGCGATCGCAGCGCGTTGATCAGCATGGTCGACGGCGGTGTGCGCGCGGTACAGGGCCAGCTCTTGCGCGTGGTTGGCGTAGCTCACGAAGTTCTCGAGCTGAACTGCCGCACGGTCGGGCACGTTGCTCAAGAGTGGGCGGAACACCTCGAACCACAGGTTTGAGCGTTCGTCCTTGGGGGCGTTGACGTCGGTAGGCGGCGGAGGCAAGAGGTCGGACAGACCGGCGCGGCCTACTGCGGCCAACTTGGTGGCGGCGTCGGGGGCGATCACCTGTAAGCGGTGGCGGCCCTCCATGGTTCCGTTGTCTGGGATGTCGTCGTGGCGCAGGATTATCTTGGCTGCGCCGGGGTCGAATCCTTTGAACTGGTCCTCGGTGGCGATGACCGCACGCAGATCGGTGTCGTGGTGTTGGGCCCAACCATGAAGCGCAAGTATGGGATACGTCGCCCAGGTACCGCGGACGGGGGCGGGGATGCTTTCGTCGGCGGTGGCCATTTTGATGTTCTCGGGCAGGTTCACGCCCTCGGGGATGTAGCCGAGCCCGTAGTTGTTGGCAATGACGATCGTGCCGTCCTTCATCAGGCCGGTGAGCCAGTAGAAGCCGACGTCGGTCACGCCGGCGTTGAGGGCGGCGGCGATGCGCTGTGCCAACATCGCGGGATCCTTGCCGGTCGAGCGGCGGCGTAGGGCGCCGGCGGTTGCGGCTGCGGCGGCTGCTTCACGATGCGCGCGGGCGGCCGAAACCGGTACGGGCGCAGCACCTACCGCGCCGGCGCCAGGTGCCGCGGTCGCGGGTGGGACGGCGCCCGACCCGACGGGGCCAGGTGATGCGACGGGTGCCGCGGGTGGTGGTGTGGCTGGGGGGCCGAGTTGTACGGGTGGTGCGGCCGGAGCGCCGGTACCGGGTGCGGGCGCGGGTGCGACGGGCGCTGCGGAACCGCCTGCTGGTCCGGAAGCTGAAGGGGTTTGGGACGGCGTGGTTGGCGCTGGCGCATCGGGTGCAGCTGGGGCAGCGAGCGGTTGTGCGAGCGGAGCGGAGTTCATCGGCACGGACGGTTGTGTTGGCTGGATAGGAGTTTGGGCGGCCTTGGCCGCCGCCTCGGCCATGGAGCGCTGGAATTCGGTCAGGCCTTGTGCCGGCGTAGAAGGTGTGGCGCTGGCAGTGCTCGGTGCAGTTGACGCACTCGGTGCCGACGGCGCTGACGGCGCTGAGGGGCTCGACAGCGGGCTTGACGGCGAACTCACGCTTGGGGACGTTGGCGCGTTGGGAGCGCTTGGGGCGCCGGGCATTCCGGGAATTCCAGGTAGCGGCGGCCCGGGTCCTGCTGCAGGTGGGGCTTCGACGGGAGGTGGGGGTGCCGCATTGGCCACCTCCGATCCGTCTCCCCCCCGACTGTGCGAACTCTCGAGGGGAGCTATCGGGCTACTAGGCTCGTTTGGAACCTCGGACGTCAATTCATCGCGCGGGTTCAGTTCGTCACCCGTGCCCGTTGAACTCTCGTCTGGTATGACAGGATCGTTGGCGGTTGGGACGGCAGGCGGTGGAGCTGTACTGATGTTGCCGCTGCCAGGCCCAGTCAGATTACTGGCGAGAATTACGCGCTCTTCGCCTACTCCGTTCTCTGAGACGGATCCCGCTGAGCCGACCTCGGGACTTTGGCCGCCGGTCTCTCCCATAGGAGACTTACCTGAAACTTGCGAACCAGCCAAGGTGACTACATCGATATTCTCGCCGCGGGTTGCGTCCACGATGGCCTGAATTGCCGACTCTTTTTCAGACTCCGATCCTTCGGCAGCGTTGATCAGGTCAATCAGATCGTTGGCCTTATCGACGTTATCGATGATCGTGTTCTTTGCGTTGACGATCGCGGACACGCTGTCACGGAACAGCTTTGCCGAGGCGCCGAGCCGAGTCTTGAGTCCTTCTAAGTCTGCGATCCCCTTGTCTAGGGCACCGTTCGCCGCCGTCGCCCCCCCGCCTGACCAAATACCGACGCCACCGAACATCTGCAGGCGCTGCACTTTCGTGGCGTCGAGCTGTGATCCCACCGTGGTCGCAACCGTTTCGAAGGTCTCGGCGCAAGAGCGCAGCGTGTCTTCGTCGACTTCAGGCCACGCCGGAGGCGCAGTCATTCCATGTGGATCCGACGGCCTGCCGATGCCCATCGGCTAACTCTCCGACGCTCTGCACGCATCGGCGATAGCGGATGTAATGCCGGCGGCTACTCCGCCCAAGTACGAGTCGGCGGTCGAGTATGAGGGCAGCGCGCCTGCGTATGCTCTGCGGTATTGGGCGGCGAGGGTTGCGAAGTCCTGCAGCGTTGGATTGCTGCTCTGGAGGCCTAGGCGCTCCATGTCGTCAGCCACCGCATTCATCACAGGTATGACGCCGTCTATTACACTCCGGTGCTCGGGATTCCAATCGCTGGCGGGGATAGCCGGGTCGAGAGCCTTCCACGCGGTCGCGTCCCTATCGAATTTGGTTAGCAGTTCGATCCATTCAGAACAGGTGTCGTCCCCGTCAGCGAGGAACCGATTAGGATCGGCCGGGTCGGTCAGCGGCGCTACGACTTCCGGTGCCAGAGGAGCGGGGACTAGGGGCGCTCGAGCCTCGGCCGCTCCGTACTCAATACCGGTACAGATACGCGTCACGGCGTTAGAGCTGCCCCCAGCCACGCCGGCGAGCTCGTTGTCGGACTGCGTGTAGGTGGGAATAGCTTCGACGTAGGCCCGGGTGTATGCGATGAACTGCTCGTACAGTTCGCGCATTGCACGGTGCGGGGTCACCTTCGCCAGCTGCACCGCTTGATCGGCAGTCGTTCGCATCACGCGGGCAACTTCATCGTGCTGCCGACGTTGGTCTGGAGTCCATTCCGTAGCCGGGATCGCGCGATCAATTCTGTCCCAGCCATTCTTTTCTATTTTTGCGAGTGTGTTGATGATCGGTCCCCACGCAGCGCAACTCGGATCTTCGGTGATGATGTTCGCGGGGCCTTTGTCGTCGGCGCTGGCCAGACCGAAGGTTTCACCCGTCGGCGAGGGATCACCGTCGCCACCGTCGCCACCGTCCTTGGTGACCGAAATCGTCACTGCTGCAGTCACTCCGATGACTACAAGCAGCGCTAACGCTCCAAGGCCCCACTTCCAGCCCTTGCCCCGCTTCTTCGGCGGTGGGCCAGCGACCCATGGTTGCTGTGGACCCGGATACCCCTGTGGCGGATAAGGATTCCCGGGCGGCGGGCCACCAGGCGGAGGCGGAGGAGGCGGACCGCCAGGTGGCTGAAAACTCACAGCGCGATCTCCGGCCCTGACTCAGCAGGCCGTGTCGGCGCGGGCTTCGGCGCAGGCGGGGCTTGCGGTGCGGGTTCTTGCAGACCAGCGTCGGGCACCCGCTCCCCACCTGAATTACCCGGCGCCGCTTCGGCTTGCGGCTCCAGCTTGTCCTCGGGCCGCTCCTCACGATCCTCTTCCGGCATTTGCTCGTCTTCACCGGGGAGCTTCTCCTCGCCCTCGCCAGACTGCGCCAGCTGACTCGCCTGCTGCACGGCGCTCTGCACGCCCTGCATCATCGCCTGCGGAATCGCTGCGGCCAGGCCGGCCAATTGCATCGGGATCTGCGCGGCCTGCTGAGCCATCTGCATCAGCTGGCCCATCTGATCGGATTGCCCTCCGCCCGCTGCCGGGGAGCCCGCCGTCGTAAAACCCGTCGCTCCGGGCGCGCCGCCCGTGCCGCCTGCTGGGCTACCACCGCCAGCACCCGCCGCGTCCTCGAACAGCCCCAGACGCTTGAGGATCTCCTCGGCGATCTGCCGATCGGTGCTGTCGTAACTGTCCGCGGCCTGCATGACGTTCTGGGCAAAGCGGGTCAGCTCTTCTTTGGTGATCGGCATCTGGGCGATCACCGGATCGACCACCTCGGCCACTCGACCGGCGATCGCCGTCGAAAGCGCATCGGCACCCGCGGGGCTGAACGCGGCGGGCGGCTCTGGGATCAATCCCGCGATCGTCTCCAACTTGCCGCCGGACTGACGGACAAGCGCGGTGTCGACCCGCAAATCCTCAGTCACTGTCACTCCCCATAGCAATCAGTTCCGCGCTGAGCTCTCGACCATCCTCCTCAGCCGTCACGACGAAAATGCTACCGGAACTGCAATATCGCCATACGCACCAATTCCGCCGAGCCGACGTCGACGAATGCGCCGCGCAGCACCAACTGATTACCTGATGAGCCCAGCAGGGACGAGTTACGGAAGGCCTTCGCGAGCGACCACCAGCAGTACGGGCTAAGCAACCCCCGACGGGGCCGAGCAAACGGCCAGCCTGGCGTCGAGTGTGTGGTTTTGTCACGCCCATCGCGCCCGAAGCGTGCGAAAACCCAACACTCGAGCACGAAAGGGGCGAAGGACTCGGTCACGTCCACCTCCACCTCGACGGCCTCGATGAGGTCCTTGCGTAGACCCACACCGTTGGCCGCCTCCTTGGTGGACAGCTTCGCGCGTCCACGCGCGACATAGAGCCGCTGACCCAACGTCGCGCTGGCCGCCGCCTCCATCAGCCCGTACCGATCACCGATACAAACGCTGGAAAACCAGCAAACGACGCGCGCCGACCGCCAGATTCTGGGCGGTTCAATTCGCCCGGACATGGGTAGGTTTGAAGTCTGTATGGACGACAGCACCCACGACCCCACGGAAGGCAGCCACGTCGAGGATGGCGTGGTCGAGCATCCGACCGCAGAAGACTTCGGGCACGCGCGTGCGCTGCCCGAGGACCGGACGTGGTTCAAGCACGCCGTTTTCTACGAGGTTCTCGTACGGGCGTTCCACGACTCCAACTCCGACGGCAGCGGTGACCTGCGCGGCCTGACCGAACGCCTCGACTACATGAAATGGCTTGGTGTCGATTGCATTTGGTTGCCGCCGTTCTACGACTCGCCGCTGCGCGACGGCGGCTACGACATCCGCGACTTCTACAAGGTGCTGCCCGAGTTCGGCACCGTCGAGGATTTCGTCGAGCTGTTGGACGCCGCGCACCGCCGCGGTATCCGCGTCATCACTGACCTGGTCATGAACCACACCTCGGATTCGCACGAGTGGTTCCAGGAATCCCGGCGCAATCCCGACGGCCCCTACGGCGACTACTACGTCTGGAGCGACACCAGCGAGCGCTACCAGGACGCGCGCATCATCTTCGTCGACACCGAGGAGTCCAACTGGACGTACGACCCGGTGCGCCGGCAGTTCTACTGGCACCGGTTCTTCTCGCACCAGCCGGACCTGAATTACGACAACCCTGCCGTGCAGGAAGCCATGATCGACGTGCTGCGCTTCTGGCTGGACCTCGGCATCGACGGCTTCCGTCTGGACGCCGTGCCCTACCTCTTCGAGCGTGAGGGCACCAACTGCGAGAACCTGCCGGAGACGCACGCCTTCCTGCGGCACTGCCGCAAGGTCATCGACGACGAGTTCCCCGGACGTGTGCTGCTGGCCGAGGCCAACCAGTGGCCCGCCGACGTGGTCGAGTACTTCGGCGATCCAAAAACCGGCGGCGACGAGTGCCATATGGCTTTCC is part of the Mycolicibacterium tusciae JS617 genome and encodes:
- a CDS encoding type VII secretion target is translated as MTEDLRVDTALVRQSGGKLETIAGLIPEPPAAFSPAGADALSTAIAGRVAEVVDPVIAQMPITKEELTRFAQNVMQAADSYDSTDRQIAEEILKRLGLFEDAAGAGGGSPAGGTGGAPGATGFTTAGSPAAGGGQSDQMGQLMQMAQQAAQIPMQLAGLAAAIPQAMMQGVQSAVQQASQLAQSGEGEEKLPGEDEQMPEEDREERPEDKLEPQAEAAPGNSGGERVPDAGLQEPAPQAPPAPKPAPTRPAESGPEIAL
- the treS gene encoding maltose alpha-D-glucosyltransferase, which gives rise to MDDSTHDPTEGSHVEDGVVEHPTAEDFGHARALPEDRTWFKHAVFYEVLVRAFHDSNSDGSGDLRGLTERLDYMKWLGVDCIWLPPFYDSPLRDGGYDIRDFYKVLPEFGTVEDFVELLDAAHRRGIRVITDLVMNHTSDSHEWFQESRRNPDGPYGDYYVWSDTSERYQDARIIFVDTEESNWTYDPVRRQFYWHRFFSHQPDLNYDNPAVQEAMIDVLRFWLDLGIDGFRLDAVPYLFEREGTNCENLPETHAFLRHCRKVIDDEFPGRVLLAEANQWPADVVEYFGDPKTGGDECHMAFHFPLMPRIFMAVRRESRFPISEIMAQTPPIPDMAQWGIFLRNHDELTLEMVSDEERDYMYAEYAKDPRMKANVGIRRRLAPLLENDRNQMQLFTALLLSLPGSPVLYYGDEIGMGDIIWLGDRDGVRTPMQWTPDRNAGFSTANPGRLYLPPNQDPIYGYQSVNVEAQRDSSTSLLNWTRTMLAVRRRHDAFAIGTFRELSGSNPSVLTYVREMEDEEQGGTVLCVNNLSRFPQPIELNLQHWNGYTPIEMTGHVEFPRVGQLPYLLTLPGHGFYWFALREPEPEPGGAP